The nucleotide window TTGCAGTCGCAATACTGTCATTTATTACTCTTTTATAAACAGGAGCGGCAACAGTTTTTGGTGCCAGTGGGAAATAAATATCGGTTTGCCATTTTGAAGGGTTCATGTTTTCATTTTTGCCAATAGTGAATATCTCCAAATGCGAAAAAGGAATCCCGGTAACTATTTTTTTGTTAGTTGTATATTCGATAGTCTTTTTTAAAGCCTCGTTTTTGTATGAGTAATTTCCGTTAAGTCTTGTTTTTAATGCTACAAAAGCGTCAAGTTTTCCAGATAGGATATCACTTCCTTGACTCGTAAAAATCTGCTCTTTTATGGGGATGCAAAATGAAACCCTCGTTACGTTTTTGATGGTGTCGTAATCGTGATAAATAATAAAAGGTCTTCCGTTAAGGGGGATGTTATTTTGGTTACAAAATGTTGTTATTTTATAGAAAACAGCATTTGCATTTCGGGTGATATCTGATATTTTGCTTGTGAAGGATTGTCTCAAATAGAATGTTTGCAGTTTTTTTACAATACCATCGATTTTTATATCATAAGTGGTGTTGTCTATATCAAGGCTTTTGTTTAAATCGACAAGGCATTTGTCGTAAACTGTGGTTAATTTTTTTTGAGGTTTTCCATAAAAGAAGGCATTTACTTTTGATAAAAAATCCATTTTCCCGACAGATTTCCATGTTACTTTCGTTCCGCCCACAGTGTCTTTAAAAGCCCAAAAAACACCTGATGGTGAACCGTTAAATTCCATTTTTTGCACAATACTATCATTTCCTTTTGTGTACAAAGTCTGGATGTTTCCAGTATTGTCGCTCCCTTCCCAGGTTAATGTGCTTCCATTGCCAGAAGTTGCTGGCGAATAAGACAATTTTATATCCTTATCATCAGAAATCCATGAATTAAATTTTTGCCAGTTTTTATAATCATTTACATAACCAAAAACGGTAGCTTTTGGAGAATTAATCAGTTTGCTGCTTTTTACGGTGTAATTTCCTTTTTGTGTTGCAATATATATGGTGAGAGCCACAAGGCTTAATAGAAATAAAAGAAAAAGGTATTTGATAATTCTCATGATGGGGTAATTGTTTTTCTGTTGTAAAGTTAAAAATTTAATTAATTATACTATTAAAACAAGAAATAAAATGCGAAAACCATTTTGTTTTTTGCTCATTTTCTATTCGCTGAAATGAATTTGGCCTAAAAATCGATTTGTTTTTACAATGTATAATGTGTTTTTCTTGTTTTTTATTTATGAATAGTAGAATGGCTGTTATTGATGAATTGTTAAAATCGGAATTATTATTGTTTGTGTTTTTATTGTTTGTTTACATAATCAGTATATTTGTTGAGCATTTGTTTGTTTAACATTTAAAGAAAATATAAATGAAATTATTTAAAATAGCTGGTCTATTTGTTTTTTTTGCTATTTCTGTCAGTGCTAGTGCGCAATCTGATAAGAAAGCAGTTGTAAAATCGAATGAGAAAGCTTCTTTTGATTTTACTGTAGAGCAGTTTTCGGACATTAAAGTTTTACATTATCAAATTCCGGGTTGGGAAAATCTTAGCTTAAAAGAGCAGGAATTGGTTTATTATCTAACACAGGCGGGATATTCTGGTCGTGACATAATGTGGGATCAGCACTATCGATACAATTTGAAAATCCGAAAAGCTTTAGAGAATATTTATCAAAACTATAAAGGAGATAAAAACACTGCCGATTGGAAAAATTTTGAAGTTTATCTAAAACGGGTTTGGTTTTCAAACGGGATTCATCATCATTATTCAAGCGATAAAATTAAACCGGATTTTTCAATAGATTATTTTAATACGCTGTTGAAAGCTACAAAAACCAATTTGGCACCCGAAATTGTTGCTATTTTATTTAATGATGTTGATTCGAAAAGAGTAAATCTTGATGCCTCAAAAGGATTGTTGGAAGGTTCTGCCGTGAATTTCTACGATAAAGGAATCACGCAAAAGGATGTAGAGGCATTTTATGCTACTAAGAAAAGTCCGAATCCAAAGGAACCTTATTCTTTTGGTTTGAATTCAAAATTGGTTCGCAATGCAAATGGCCAATTAGAAGAAAAAGTTTGGAAAAGTGGCGGAATGTATGGGGCAGCGATTGATAAAATTATTTATTGGCTTCAAAAAGCCCAAAAAGTGGCTGAAAATAAAAAGCAAGGAGATGCCATCGGACTTTTAATTCAATATTATAAAACGGGAGATCTTAAAACTTGGGATGATTATAATATTGCCTGGTCGCAAGCGACCGAAGGTAATATTGATTACATCAACAGTTTTATCGAAGTGTATAAAGATCCGCTGGGATACAGAGCTTCGTATGAATCGATTGTTCAAATCAAGGATTTTGATATGTCTAAAAAAATGGAAGTCGTATCCAAAAATGCGCAATGGTTTGAGGACCATTCTCCATTGGCACCTGAACATAAAAAGAAAAATGTAGTTGGAGTTTCCTATAAAACGGTTGTGGTAGCTGGTGAGTCTGGGTCTACATCACCAAGTACGCCAATTGGTGTGAATTTGCCAAATGCAGATTGGATTCGTGCAGCTCACGGTTCCAAATCGGTTTCTCTCGGGAATATTATTGATGCTAATTCTAAAGCTGGAGGTAAAGGAAGGTTGCAGGAATTTGCAAATGATGCTGAAGAAATCAGACTCGCTGAAAAATATGGTGAATTGGGGAGCAAATTGCTTACTTCTTTGCATGAAGTGGTAGGCCATGCCTCTGGTCAACTTAATCCTGGTGTTGGAACTCCAAAGCAAACTTTGAAAAATTATGCTTCAGCATTGGAAGAAGGAAGAGCCGATTTAGTGGGATTGTATTATTTATATAGCCCTAAAATACAGGAAATTGGCTTGGTAGACAATTGGAAAGAACTAGGGATGCAGAGTTACGATAATTATATCAGAAACGGTTTGATGACCCAATTGATTCGTTTAAAGTTGGGCGACAATATAGAGGAATCTCACATGAGAAACCGTCAAATGGTAAGCGCTTGGGTTTTTGAAAAAGGTAAAAAAGACAATGTTATAGAAAAGGTTACCCGTAATGGCAAAACCTACTTTAATATCAATGATTATGATAAATTGCACGAATTATTCGGGCAATTGTTAAAAGAAGTGCAACGAATTAAATCAGAAGGTGATTTTGAGGCAGGGAAAGCATTGGTGGAAAACTATGGTGTGAAAGTGGATCAAAAATTGCATGCCGAAATATTGGAACGCAACAAACAATTTCCTGACGCTCCTTATAGTGGTTTTGTAAATCCGATTTTGGTTCCAAAATATAACGCCAAAGGAGAGATTATTTCGATATCCGTACAACAACCAAAATCATTTGCTGAACAAATGCTGAAGTATTCTAAAGACTACGGTTATTTGCCTTTGGAGAATTAAGGTTTAAAGAGGCTAAGATTCTAAGTTGCTAAGTCTCTAAGTTTTTGGGATTCTAAGATTTAAAAACATCTTAGCATCTTAGATACTTAGTAACTTAGCATCTTTTTTTAATGCTTAAAGTAAATTTTGATAATAAATAAAAGACCAATGAATAACAGGAATCCAATTAATATTTTATAATTTCCTTTGTAAAATACTTTGTGAAGGTTTGCATCTTTTCGATAAGCAAAGACCATTGCAATAACGAAAGCTATAAAAAAACAGAGCGCAAATAGTAATTGACCTTGACTGAACATGTTTGAATAATTTTCGGCAAATTTAGGCAATAGTTTAGAAAAAGTTGTTATTTTTCCATTTCAAATCAATAATTAAATAGGATGCAAAAACAAATCAACGCTGTTAAAGAATTTCATACGGCATTTAGGATAGGGCATAGCGAAACACCAATTGCTAGTTTGGGCGAAGAAAAAAACAGGCTTCGCTATAATTTGATGAAAGAAGAAAATGAAGAATATCTGGAAGCTGTTCAGAATAACGATTTGGTAGAAATTGCCGATGCTCTTGGAGATATGATGTATATTCTTTGCGGGACAATTATTGAGCACGGTTTACAGCATAAAATTGAAGCTGTTTTTGATGAAATTCAAAGATCGAATATGAGTAAATTGGGTGAAGATGGAAATCCAATTTATAGAGAAGACGGAAAAGTGATGAAAGGCCCTAATTATTTTAAACCTGATTTTTCAAAACTCATTTGATATTTATGTTTATTGTTTTTGGTTTTTAGTTTGTTGTTTGGGATGAAATTTAATTCCAAAAATATAATCAACCATAAAAAAAGCGATTTTCATATTGAAAATCGCTTTTTTTATATCTAAAATCTAAATTCTGCAATCTGAAATCTAAACCTTAACTGTCCAACCAAAAGTATCTTCGCTAAGTTTATTTTGAAGATTTGTTAGCTTTTCTTTCAATAATGAAGCAAATGAATTTTCAAGTTTTGGCAATTCATAATATACTTCTTTATAAGAGTAACCGGCAATTGGATTAACAACGGCAGCAGTACCCGCACCAAAAATCTCTTTTAAAGTTCCGTTTTTTGAAGCTTCAACCAATTCAGAAACCAAAACAGGACGAACCTCTACCGAAATTCCTTCTTTTTTGGCCATGTCAATAAGACTTTTTCTAGTAATACCGTCCAAGATACGTTCACTTACCGGAGCCGTCAACAAAGTATCATTTATTCTAAAGAACACGTTCATTGTACCGGCTTCTTCCAGTTTTGTATGTGTAGCATCGTCTGTCCAGATAACTTGTTGGAATCCTTCTTTATTCGCCAAAGTAGTAGGGTAGAACTGAGCAGCGTAGTTTCCTGCAGCTTTTGCAGCACCAATACCACCGTTTGCTGCTCTACTATAATGCTCGGCAATTAATACTTTTACTTCACCTGAGTAATATGCTTTTGCAGGAGAAAGTAATATCATGAATTTATAATCGTCTGACGGGTTGGCAACAACGCCTGGTCCTGTAGCAATCATAAATGGTCTGATGTACATCGTGCTTCCATTTCCTTTTTTTACCCAAGCCTCATCCAATTTTAATAATTGTTTCAATCCTTCCATGAAAATAAATTCTGGAACTTCTGGCATAGCCATTCTTACTGCCGAAGAATTAAAACGTTTGTAATTTTCATCAGGTCTAAAAAGCCAAATATCATCATTGGTGTCTTTATAAGCTTTCATGCCTTCAAAAATGGCTTGTCCATAATGAAAAACTTTTGCAGATGGATCAAGTAAGAAAGGTGCATACGGCTTAATAACAGGTTGTTGCCATTCTCCATTAACGTAATCACATTCAAATAAATGGTCCGTGAATACTGCTCCAAAGCTTAAATGATCAAAATCAACTTCATTTATTTTTGTAGTAGTTGCTTTTATTATTTCGATTGTGTTTGTTTGAGGGGTACTCATAATTATTTACTTATATTGTTTTAAAAAAATATTCTTTGGCTAATAAAACGGTTTCAACGAAAAAAAGTTTTTGTTGGCGGTAATATCGATTGCAAAATTAAATAAAAATCAGAGAAAAACTTGTGAAAAAATCATTAATTATGGAGTTTGACTGTGATTTAATTATTATATAATTTTATTAGAAAAATGTAGTAAAATTATATGGATTATATAAAAAAATTTAGCTTTTGGGTAATGATAAGAAATTCTTTTATTTAATTTTGAAAACATTATAGTGTTCGGTAATACTATATTAACTCAAAAAACATATTTTGGAAAGAGAAATTATTCGTACTCAGGATGGTTCAACGACTATTCAAATAAAAGATTGGAATGAATGTTACCATTCGAAACATGGTGCTATTCAGGAAGCTAAACATGTATTTATCAAAAATGGATTGGCATTATTTCCAAATCAAAAAGTTTCAATTCTCGAAATTGGATTCGGAACTGGTTTGAATACTTTTATAACTTATTTGGAAGCAAAAGGATTTGGGCAAACTATTGATTATGTTGGAGTAGAAGCGTATCCGGTTTCGGAGCATGAACTTCAGGCGATGAATTATTTAGAAGAATTGGATGCAGAGGATTCTAAGGATGTTTTTGCAAAAATACATTCGGTAAATTGGGAGGAGAAAAATAAATTGACCGAAACTTTTTCTTTGACAAAAAGAAAACAGTTTTTTGAAAACATAGACGATATAGAACAATTTGATTTGATTTATTTCGATGCTTTCGGTTATCGTGTCCAACCCGAATTATGGAGTACTGCAATATTTGAAAAAATGTATAAAGCGCTTAAACCAAATTCTGTATTAGTTACTTATGCCGCACGCGGTGTTGTAAAAAGGAGCATGCAGGAAGTAGGTTTTACAGTCGAAAAACTAGCCGGACCACCCGGAAAAAGGGAGATGTTCAGGGCAAGGAAGTGATTTTTTTCACCTCCATATTTTAATATAAAACTACATCGAAAACGTTATAATTTTTATATTTCTATGTTAAAAAAGAATGTTGTATGTGAAAATAATGTACTTTTACATCACGTTAAAATGAAGATATAACCCCAATAAAATCTTAATTTATGTCTAAAGTAATGTTTGATTACACAAAGTCTGTGTTAGAAAGAGTAAGTTTTGATCCTGTACTTTTTTGCAAAGAATTAGAAAAAGCAATAAGAACACTTTTACCTTTCGAGTTGGATCAATTAAGAGAGTGGTTGTTTAACTTTACAATCGAAAAGCCAGAACTAAAACAGTGTTTAATAATTGTAAATCCATAAAGTTATAATAGAAGGAACCAAGAAATTGGTTCTTTTTTTTTGCAATTTATTGACTGTTGGGGAATTGTTTTTTAAATTACATTGTAGAGACGCTGCAGTGCGTCTCTACGATGCATTTCTATGAGATTTATTTTTAAATTTTCATGAATAAATTATTTTTTCAAGAGCGGACTTACAATTTGGACATTTTGAAAAACAATTGCTCCTTTTACTACTCCCGAAATGCTACTTCTTAGAGCATCGATGATTTGAATCTTTAATTCGCTTTTTGGGTAAATTAAACTCACTTCTCGAGCTGGTTTAGGTTCTTTAAAATGTCTGAGTTTAAATTTGTCAGATTCTTTTAGATCCAAGGTATGTAAATAAGGAAGTAAAGTTGTTCCCAATCCTTCATCGGCAAGTTTGATTAAGGTTTCAAAACTACCACTTTCGATTTGAAAAGATTTTAAGCCGGTTTCATTTCTGTTTTTACATAAATTCAAAATCCCATCCCTAAAACAATGTCCATCCTGAAGTAACAGAATTTCATTGATGTTAAGATCGTCAATTTCGATTTCTTCCTTTTGAAAAATGGCATTACTTTCCGGTATGTAAGCAACAAAAGGCTCAAAGTACAGAACAACTTCTTTGATTTTTTCGTCCTCTAGCGGCGTGGCTGCAATAGCGGCATCCAGATTCCCATTTTTTAATTTTGTAATAATCTCTTCGGTATTCAACTCCTCAATGATTAACTTTACTTTTGGGTATTTTTTGATAAAATTATTCAAAAACATAGGGAGCAAAGTTGGCATAATGGTTGGGATAATTCCGAGTCTGAATTCACCACCGATGAAACCTTTTTGTTGTTCTACAATGTCTTGTATGCGGTCAGCTTCATTAACGATGTTTTTTGCCTGACTTACAATTTTTTGACCAATATCAGTAAGTTGAATTGGTTTTTTGGTACGATCAAAAATCTGAATATTAAGTTCTTCTTCAATTTTTTGAATTTGCATACTCAAGGTAGGTTGAGTCACAAAACATTTTTCGGCAGCCAAAGTGAAATTTTTGTGTTCGGCTACAGCCAATACGTATTTGAGTTGTGTGATTGTCATCGAATAGTGATTTTTTATGCAAATATAAAAACAATCAATTTATTTTATAGTTGTTTTGCGAGCTTATTAGTTAATTTTGATTTAACGCTTAGAAAATATGGGGCTTTGTTGTAATTTTATGACTTTATCAGATTGGATAAAATAGCCCCAAATGAGATTAATAAAAAACTGAAATTATGAAACTAAACACAATTGGATTACCTGTAGAAGAAACTGAAGTTATAATCGTTGAACTGAATGTACTTTTGTCAAATTATCAAATCTATTATCAAAGTTTAAGAGGATTGCATTGGAATATCAGAGGAAGACGATTTTTTGATTTACACGTTAAATTCGAGGAATTGTATAATGACTCTCAATTGAAAATTGATTTAATTGCCGAAAGAGTTTTGACTCTGGGAGGAAGACCATTACATACTTTTGAAGATTACATTAAATTCAATCAATTGCCTGTTGGGAAAAATATTTCAAATGACGTAGCAAGTATTGAGTTAATTGTTAATTCACTTTCAAAATTATTGGTAATCGAAAGAGAAATTCTTGCCAAAGCATCAGAAATAAATGATGAAGGAACCAATTCAATGATGAGTGATTTTATTGTAGAGCAGGAAAAAACGATTTGGATGATGAATGCATGGTTAGAGGAAACTTTGTGAAAAAAATAATTTAATTGTAACAATAGTCTAATAAACCCTCGAATTTGTTAGACTATTGTTTTTTTTTATGCAAAATAATTTTTTTTTATAGAACTAATTTTTTAATTCAACTTGTATCAGCTATTTTTGCAAATATGAGAAGTCTTGCAAGTATAGTATTAATCTTTTTTGTTCTGTTTTTGGCAGCGCCAACAATCGTGGCTTGTCTGGAAAGAGAAAAGGATACTACGAGCCTGTGTGATAATTGCAGTACTTCAACTTCTTCTTCTGCAGAAGAAATCAAACATGATATAAAATATTATACTTACAATCCTTTTTTGGAGATGTCTTTTTTTGATAAAGAAGAAGGTTCCGGACGTATAATTTTTGAGAACTTATCCAGACATGATTTAATTTCTGCCACCATATTTTTACCTCCTCCCAACAAAGTTTAATTTTTTACCACTTGTTGTTATCTGCGATTTTGTTTTGAAATAAAAGACATATTTGTATTTTATTGTTTCTAAATAGCAGAATTACTCCAATTTTATTAGTAAAATTAGAGAGTAGTTATTTTCTTTTCACAATTCTTGGAGTGTTTTATCGACTGAGTTTTTTGATAAAGAAAAATAGTTGTAATGATAAATGGTATTCTTTTTTCGGATAGCAATGTTTAGACATTGACTGTCTTCCTACCACTTTAGTGCAGTCTTGCATTGAGGAAAAAAATGAATTTAAACTTTAAAAAATATATCATGACAAAAAAAAATAATTTATTCGCATATTTCAAATCAGACTTTGCTTCTGGTTTGGTTGTCTTTTTAGTAGCGTTACCGCTTTGTTTAGGAATTGCCATGGCATCGGGAGCGCCTTTATTTTCTGGAATTATTACCGGAATTGTAGGAGGTATAGTAGTTGGATATCTGAGCCAGTCTCAACTAAGTGTTTCAGGACCGGCAGCTGGTTTAACAGCAATCATATTGACTGCAATAACGGATTTGGGCGCTTTTGATGTTTTCTTAACCGCTGTTTTTATTGCAGGTTTGATTCAGTTGGCATTGGGTTTTATTAGAGCAGGAAGTATTTCCAATTACTTTCCAACTAATGTAATTGAAGGAATGTTGGCTGGTATTGGTGTTATCATTATCATGAAACAATTGCCTCACGCTTTTGGATATGATTCTGATTTTGAAGGAAATGAAACTTCTTCGTTTTCAGGATTGTTTGAAGTATTAAATCATGTTCAGTTGGGAGCTATCTTGATTGCTTTAGTTTCGATAGCCATTTTAATTATGTGGGACAAAGTGCCTGCTTTGAAAAAGTTGAAATTAATTCCCGGTGCATTGGTTGCAGTTATCGTTAGTGTTTTATTAAATGAGTTTTTCATTTCTTCCGATAGTTCTTTGGCAATCGGTAATAAACACTTGGTTTCTTTGCCAATTCCAACAACCGTAGAAGAATTTAAAGCAATTATCGTTACGCCAAATTTTGCAGGAATTACAAATCCAAAAGTTTGGGTTGTAGGTTTGACCATTGCAATTGTAGCCTCAATTGAAACTTTATTATGTATTGAAGCTGCAGACAGAATGGATGTTCACAAACGTTTTACGAATACAAATGTGGAATTAAGAGCTCAGGGAATAGGAAACATAGTGAGTTCACTTTTGGGCGGATTGCCTATGACTTCGGTAGTGGTTCGTACATCTGCCAATAACGCAGCGGGTGCAAAATCAAAATTATCGGCCATAATTCATGGTGTATTATTATTGGTTTGTGCACTTTCAATTCCTGTTCTTTTGAATAAAATACCTTTGGCTACATTGGCAGCTGTGCTGATTTTAGTTGGTTATAAATTGGCTAAACCAGCAACTTTTAAGCATTTTTGGGACTATGGAAAATATCAGTTTTTACCTTTTATAGCCACTTTTTTGGGTGTTGTTTTTATGGATTTGCTAAAAGGAGTTGTATTGGGAATTGTAATAAGCATCGCGTTTATTTTGAGAGGTAATCTTAAAAGAGCCTATAGTTTTAGAAAAGATGAATATGTTGATGGAGATATAATCAACATTGATTTGGCACAGGAAGTTTCTTTTTTAAATAAAGCGGCAATAAAATTAACCCTTGCAAATATTCCAGAGAATTCAAAAGTGGTTATTAATGCCGAAGATACGGTTTATATTGCCCACGATATTTTGGATTTAATACACGAATTCAAAACAACAAGAGCCGTAGATGGCAATATTATGGTAAAACTGAAAGGATTTAAACAAGAATACGCTTTGGAGAATAGCAAAGAAATTCAAAATCACGTAACCATTGAACATCATTATGATTTTGTTAAAAGAGAAATTGTAAAAAAAGAGGTTGTAAAAGAAGTGTTTGCAGAGTAATTTGTGATTTTGAAAAAATAAGGCCATTTATATGGTTCTAAATAGTAATTTTAAACTAAAATAATAACTAAATATAAAGACAAAAAAATGAGTGATTTCTATAAAAAAATATTGGATAACAATAAACAATGGGTTATTGATCAATTGGAAATCGATCCGGATTTTTTTAAGGATTTAGCCAAAAGTCAACAACCACCTTTGTTGTGGATTGGTTGTTCTGATAGTCGAGTTCCCGCCAACGAAATTATTGGCGCGAAACCAGGTGAAGTTTTTGTTCACAGAAACATTGCCAATATGGTTATCCATTCGGATATGAACATGTTAAGCGTATTGGATTATGCTGTAAATGTTTTGAAAGTTAAACATGTTATTGTTTGCGGTCATTATGGTTGTGGTGGTGTAAAAGCCGCTATGGGAAATGCTTCGATTGGAATTATTGATAACTGGATTCGACACATCAAGGATGTTTATCGTTTGCATGATAAATATTTGAATTCAATTGCCGATGAGAAAGAGCGTTTTAATGCTTTTGTAGAAATCAATGTAAAAGAACAAGTATTCGATTTAGCCAAAACTTCCATTATCCAATCGGCTTGGAAAAACGGTTCAGAGGTGAGTATTCACGGCTGGGTTTACGGACTAAATTCTGGATATGTTACCGATTTGGGCGTTAACTTTAGTTCAGATAAAGATTTGGACGAAGTGTATCAGCTTAATTTCAGTAAGTAATTTAAGGTAAATTCAGATTCAAAGTTAAAAAAGCTGTCTAAATTCAATTTAGATAGCTTTTTTTATGCTTCATCTTCATGTTCTAAGTTCTCATTAAATGCTGAAGGTAAAAGGGTAGGAATAAATTTAATCATAAGCGGGAGTAATAAACTGCCACCCGGAAGTAAAAAAATCGTTAGTGACGGAATCGTTTTACAGATGTCCAGCAATTGTTTTTTTATTTTTTTCTTCTCTTTTTCGTTTAGATCCCTGCGGGTAGAATAAGCCAAAAGAACCATTAATTCCTTGCTTTCAATGATTTCCTTCAGTAGTCTATTTTTATTTCGGGTAATAAGTTTAATGACACTATTTGTGGTTTGGTCGTAAAAATGTTTTACCGGATTCGAATAATTAAAATACGGAATTTCTTTTTTGTGTTGGGCAATAAATCCGTCAGTGCTGATAATGCTTTGAGAGACAAATTCATTTTCAATCGCCAAGCTTTGAGATAGTTTGTGCAAAAAGTAAGCTTCGTTATTTTCGATAACACCA belongs to Flavobacterium gilvum and includes:
- a CDS encoding branched-chain amino acid aminotransferase, whose product is MSTPQTNTIEIIKATTTKINEVDFDHLSFGAVFTDHLFECDYVNGEWQQPVIKPYAPFLLDPSAKVFHYGQAIFEGMKAYKDTNDDIWLFRPDENYKRFNSSAVRMAMPEVPEFIFMEGLKQLLKLDEAWVKKGNGSTMYIRPFMIATGPGVVANPSDDYKFMILLSPAKAYYSGEVKVLIAEHYSRAANGGIGAAKAAGNYAAQFYPTTLANKEGFQQVIWTDDATHTKLEEAGTMNVFFRINDTLLTAPVSERILDGITRKSLIDMAKKEGISVEVRPVLVSELVEASKNGTLKEIFGAGTAAVVNPIAGYSYKEVYYELPKLENSFASLLKEKLTNLQNKLSEDTFGWTVKV
- a CDS encoding SulP family inorganic anion transporter yields the protein MTKKNNLFAYFKSDFASGLVVFLVALPLCLGIAMASGAPLFSGIITGIVGGIVVGYLSQSQLSVSGPAAGLTAIILTAITDLGAFDVFLTAVFIAGLIQLALGFIRAGSISNYFPTNVIEGMLAGIGVIIIMKQLPHAFGYDSDFEGNETSSFSGLFEVLNHVQLGAILIALVSIAILIMWDKVPALKKLKLIPGALVAVIVSVLLNEFFISSDSSLAIGNKHLVSLPIPTTVEEFKAIIVTPNFAGITNPKVWVVGLTIAIVASIETLLCIEAADRMDVHKRFTNTNVELRAQGIGNIVSSLLGGLPMTSVVVRTSANNAAGAKSKLSAIIHGVLLLVCALSIPVLLNKIPLATLAAVLILVGYKLAKPATFKHFWDYGKYQFLPFIATFLGVVFMDLLKGVVLGIVISIAFILRGNLKRAYSFRKDEYVDGDIINIDLAQEVSFLNKAAIKLTLANIPENSKVVINAEDTVYIAHDILDLIHEFKTTRAVDGNIMVKLKGFKQEYALENSKEIQNHVTIEHHYDFVKREIVKKEVVKEVFAE
- the can gene encoding carbonate dehydratase, encoding MSDFYKKILDNNKQWVIDQLEIDPDFFKDLAKSQQPPLLWIGCSDSRVPANEIIGAKPGEVFVHRNIANMVIHSDMNMLSVLDYAVNVLKVKHVIVCGHYGCGGVKAAMGNASIGIIDNWIRHIKDVYRLHDKYLNSIADEKERFNAFVEINVKEQVFDLAKTSIIQSAWKNGSEVSIHGWVYGLNSGYVTDLGVNFSSDKDLDEVYQLNFSK
- a CDS encoding LysR substrate-binding domain-containing protein; its protein translation is MTITQLKYVLAVAEHKNFTLAAEKCFVTQPTLSMQIQKIEEELNIQIFDRTKKPIQLTDIGQKIVSQAKNIVNEADRIQDIVEQQKGFIGGEFRLGIIPTIMPTLLPMFLNNFIKKYPKVKLIIEELNTEEIITKLKNGNLDAAIAATPLEDEKIKEVVLYFEPFVAYIPESNAIFQKEEIEIDDLNINEILLLQDGHCFRDGILNLCKNRNETGLKSFQIESGSFETLIKLADEGLGTTLLPYLHTLDLKESDKFKLRHFKEPKPAREVSLIYPKSELKIQIIDALRSSISGVVKGAIVFQNVQIVSPLLKK
- a CDS encoding pyrophosphohydrolase domain-containing protein, producing the protein MQKQINAVKEFHTAFRIGHSETPIASLGEEKNRLRYNLMKEENEEYLEAVQNNDLVEIADALGDMMYILCGTIIEHGLQHKIEAVFDEIQRSNMSKLGEDGNPIYREDGKVMKGPNYFKPDFSKLI
- the mnmD gene encoding tRNA (5-methylaminomethyl-2-thiouridine)(34)-methyltransferase MnmD, which gives rise to MEREIIRTQDGSTTIQIKDWNECYHSKHGAIQEAKHVFIKNGLALFPNQKVSILEIGFGTGLNTFITYLEAKGFGQTIDYVGVEAYPVSEHELQAMNYLEELDAEDSKDVFAKIHSVNWEEKNKLTETFSLTKRKQFFENIDDIEQFDLIYFDAFGYRVQPELWSTAIFEKMYKALKPNSVLVTYAARGVVKRSMQEVGFTVEKLAGPPGKREMFRARK
- a CDS encoding SRPBCC family protein — encoded protein: MRIIKYLFLLFLLSLVALTIYIATQKGNYTVKSSKLINSPKATVFGYVNDYKNWQKFNSWISDDKDIKLSYSPATSGNGSTLTWEGSDNTGNIQTLYTKGNDSIVQKMEFNGSPSGVFWAFKDTVGGTKVTWKSVGKMDFLSKVNAFFYGKPQKKLTTVYDKCLVDLNKSLDIDNTTYDIKIDGIVKKLQTFYLRQSFTSKISDITRNANAVFYKITTFCNQNNIPLNGRPFIIYHDYDTIKNVTRVSFCIPIKEQIFTSQGSDILSGKLDAFVALKTRLNGNYSYKNEALKKTIEYTTNKKIVTGIPFSHLEIFTIGKNENMNPSKWQTDIYFPLAPKTVAAPVYKRVINDSIATANRRTTINTEEPKTPVYKAPVTKVPVYKAPVNKTPVNKAPVEKEPANKKNQEDFEF
- a CDS encoding dipeptidyl-peptidase 3 family protein, translating into MKLFKIAGLFVFFAISVSASAQSDKKAVVKSNEKASFDFTVEQFSDIKVLHYQIPGWENLSLKEQELVYYLTQAGYSGRDIMWDQHYRYNLKIRKALENIYQNYKGDKNTADWKNFEVYLKRVWFSNGIHHHYSSDKIKPDFSIDYFNTLLKATKTNLAPEIVAILFNDVDSKRVNLDASKGLLEGSAVNFYDKGITQKDVEAFYATKKSPNPKEPYSFGLNSKLVRNANGQLEEKVWKSGGMYGAAIDKIIYWLQKAQKVAENKKQGDAIGLLIQYYKTGDLKTWDDYNIAWSQATEGNIDYINSFIEVYKDPLGYRASYESIVQIKDFDMSKKMEVVSKNAQWFEDHSPLAPEHKKKNVVGVSYKTVVVAGESGSTSPSTPIGVNLPNADWIRAAHGSKSVSLGNIIDANSKAGGKGRLQEFANDAEEIRLAEKYGELGSKLLTSLHEVVGHASGQLNPGVGTPKQTLKNYASALEEGRADLVGLYYLYSPKIQEIGLVDNWKELGMQSYDNYIRNGLMTQLIRLKLGDNIEESHMRNRQMVSAWVFEKGKKDNVIEKVTRNGKTYFNINDYDKLHELFGQLLKEVQRIKSEGDFEAGKALVENYGVKVDQKLHAEILERNKQFPDAPYSGFVNPILVPKYNAKGEIISISVQQPKSFAEQMLKYSKDYGYLPLEN
- a CDS encoding Dps family protein; amino-acid sequence: MKLNTIGLPVEETEVIIVELNVLLSNYQIYYQSLRGLHWNIRGRRFFDLHVKFEELYNDSQLKIDLIAERVLTLGGRPLHTFEDYIKFNQLPVGKNISNDVASIELIVNSLSKLLVIEREILAKASEINDEGTNSMMSDFIVEQEKTIWMMNAWLEETL